In Syngnathus acus chromosome 21, fSynAcu1.2, whole genome shotgun sequence, one genomic interval encodes:
- the LOC119115361 gene encoding trace amine-associated receptor 7g-like has protein sequence MESGELPELCYPQSNASCRTPKQPPGHAMLIYVLLSIVSFLTVALNLLVIVAISYFRQLHTPTNLLLLSLSVSDLLVGLLLMPVEIIYIEACWFLGDMVCMLYYVGDYIITSSSVANMVLISADRYVAISEPLSYPNRVTTRRAQVGVGLCWLCSVVYRLLLLHDHLEEPGKSISCLGECIVIIGNVAGTVDLVCTFILPIIVILMLYLRVFAIAIRQARGLQSRVAAVHVQRMVKKSELKAARTLGIVVVVFLTCFIPYYVPTLAGEDTSVNATSAAFEIWLTHFNSCLNPIIYALFYPWFRKSIKLIVTLQIFKAGCRDANIL, from the exons ATGGAAAGCGGCGAGTTGCCGGAACTCTGCTACCCGCAGTCTAACGCTTCGTGCAGGACACCCAAGCAGCCGCCCGGCCATGCCATGCTGATCTACGTGCTGCTATCCATTGTCTCGTTCCTCACTGTGGCTCTCAACCTGCTTGTCATCGTTGCCATCTCCTACTTCAG ACAGCTGCACACACCCACCAACCTCCTCCTACTTTCTTTGTCTGTCTCCGACCTCCTGGTGGGCCTCCTGCTCATGCCCGTGGAGATTATCTACATCGAGGCCTGCTGGTTCCTGGGCGACATGGTGTGCATGCTGTACTATGTGGGCGACTACATCATTACTTCATCCTCAGTGGCCAACATGGTACTTATCTCGGCGGACCGCTACGTGGCCATCAGCGAGCCGCTCTCCTACCCGAACCGGGTCACCACAAGGAGGGCGCAGGTCGGCGTGGGCCTCTGCTGGCTCTGCTCTGTAGTCTACCGGCTGTTGCTACTCCACGACCACCTGGAAGAGCCTGGTAAGTCCATCTCCTGCCTGGGGGAGTGCATAGTCATCATCGGCAACGTGGCGGGCACGGTGGACCTGGTTTGCACCTTTATCTTACCCATCATTGTCATCCTCATGCTCTACTTGAGGGTTTTTGCAATCGCCATCCGTCAAGCGCGCGGACTGCAATCACGTGTGGCTGCCGTCCATGTCCAGCGCATGGTGAAGAAGAGCGAATTGAAGGCAGCCAGGACTCTGGGTATCGTGGTGGTGGTTTTCCTCACTTGTTTCATTCCCTATTACGTGCCCACCTTGGCGGGCGAGGACACATCAGTGAACGCCACCTCGGCCGCCTTCGAGATCTGGCTGACCCACTTTAACTCCTGCCTGAACCCCATCATCTATGCTCTCTTCTACCCGTGGTTCCGTAAGAGCATCAAACTCATCGTCACACTTCAGATCTTTAAAGCTGGTTGCAGGGATGCCAACATACTTTAG
- the dok2 gene encoding docking protein 2 isoform X2, giving the protein MDEDLKKEGNVYLQHHRFGKKWKSMWGMLFRESSSSISRLELWEIKDGGSGEKKQRSGRKHTKMIRLSDLVQVSTNVHVEGCPADSAPFRLQTVDRVVVLAARTDHVSDWAMTLCQLAFPVSWEESHKSRGRQQEQREDQEGMEDNVLYSSTTSTGRDFKVHVRSTASSEHCDLKGNGILRAGEDALYLLDNQGVTLMSWPYKFLRRFGRDKSCFSVEAGRRCESGEGNFEFDTKEGHSLFQAVEAAISIHRALQTSGGRPMRGDPSRKVNLPPLPPTPHTYDWPFSDQVDMALSQTVAGVSGLTLDNRRGTTSVRRSPVIPRPPSIDFTYSQVSFPATPPGTPPSTTSASQQDGEYSEVTLNSTRLQDEALEGCATASLYRKMDHIYDEPQVEDLRAPPSEYDFPEELKGDAWRVMAAPADPFYATPTRKHRALPIAVPDVP; this is encoded by the exons aaGTGGAAAAGTATGTGGGGGATGCTTTTCCGAGAAAGTTCTTCTTCCATTTCCCGTCTGGAATTGTGGGAAATTAAagacggcggcagcggcgagAAGAAGCAAAGAAGTGGACGCAAACACACCAAG ATGATCCGTCTGTCCGACCTGGTCCAAGTGAGCACCAATGTCCATGTGGAGGGATGTCCTGCAGACTCCGCCCCTTTTCGGCTCCAGACAGTCGACAGGGTTGTGGTGCTGGCGGCCCGTACTGACCACGTCAGCGACTGGGCCATGACACTGTGCCAGCTCGCTTTTCCC GTGAGCTGGGAGGAGTCTCACAAAAGCAGAGGCAGACAACAAgaacaaagagaagaccaagAAGGGATGGAGGACAATGTTTTGTacagcagcaccaccagcaCAG GCCGTGACTTCAAGGTACATGTGCGTAGTACTGCATCATCTGAACATTGCGATTTAAAGGGCAATGGCATCCTAAGAGCGGGCGAGGATGCCCTCTACCTACTGGACAATCAAGGCGTTACACTGATGTCTTGGCCATACAAATTCCTTCGCCGCTTTGGACGGGACAAG AGCTGTTTCTCAGTGGAGGCGGGTCGTCGTTGTGAATCCGGTGAAGGCAattttgagtttgacaccaaagAAGGTCACTCCCTATTCCAAGCAGTGGAAGCGGCCATTAGCATTCACCGTGCCCTTCAAACATCCGGAGGCAGGCCAATGAGGGGGGATCCCTCCCGGAAGGTCAACCTACCACCATTACCGCCCACGCCGCACACCTACGACTGGCCTTTTTCAGATCAG GTGGACATGGCCTTGTCGCAGACAGTGGCAGGGGTCAGTGGATTGACGTTGGATAACCGCAGGGGCACCACCTCTGTAAGAAGGTCTCCCGTCATCCCTAGGCCGCCATCCATAGACTTTACTTACTCACAGGTGTCCTTTCCTGCAACGCCCCCCGGCACACCGCCAAGTACGACATCCGCCAGTCAACAGGACGGCGAGTACTCAGAGGTGACGCTAAACTCGACCCGCCTCCAAGATGAAGCCCTGGAGGGTTGTGCTACTGCGTCACTCTACAGGAAAATGGATCACATTTACGATGAGCCACAAGTTGAAGACCTGCGAGCTCCGCCGTCTGAATACGACTTCCCTGAGGAGTTAAAAGGAGATGCGTGGAGGGTCATGGCTGCCCCCGCTGATCCTTTCTATGCTACCCCGACACGGAAACACAGGGCCCTTCCTATTGCAGTGCCAGACGTGCCGTAA
- the dok2 gene encoding docking protein 2 isoform X1, translating to MDEDLKKEGNVYLQHHRFGKKWKSMWGMLFRESSSSISRLELWEIKDGGSGEKKQRSGRKHTKMIRLSDLVQVSTNVHVEGCPADSAPFRLQTVDRVVVLAARTDHVSDWAMTLCQLAFPVSWEESHKSRGRQQEQREDQEGMEDNVLYSSTTSTVSPGRDFKVHVRSTASSEHCDLKGNGILRAGEDALYLLDNQGVTLMSWPYKFLRRFGRDKSCFSVEAGRRCESGEGNFEFDTKEGHSLFQAVEAAISIHRALQTSGGRPMRGDPSRKVNLPPLPPTPHTYDWPFSDQVDMALSQTVAGVSGLTLDNRRGTTSVRRSPVIPRPPSIDFTYSQVSFPATPPGTPPSTTSASQQDGEYSEVTLNSTRLQDEALEGCATASLYRKMDHIYDEPQVEDLRAPPSEYDFPEELKGDAWRVMAAPADPFYATPTRKHRALPIAVPDVP from the exons aaGTGGAAAAGTATGTGGGGGATGCTTTTCCGAGAAAGTTCTTCTTCCATTTCCCGTCTGGAATTGTGGGAAATTAAagacggcggcagcggcgagAAGAAGCAAAGAAGTGGACGCAAACACACCAAG ATGATCCGTCTGTCCGACCTGGTCCAAGTGAGCACCAATGTCCATGTGGAGGGATGTCCTGCAGACTCCGCCCCTTTTCGGCTCCAGACAGTCGACAGGGTTGTGGTGCTGGCGGCCCGTACTGACCACGTCAGCGACTGGGCCATGACACTGTGCCAGCTCGCTTTTCCC GTGAGCTGGGAGGAGTCTCACAAAAGCAGAGGCAGACAACAAgaacaaagagaagaccaagAAGGGATGGAGGACAATGTTTTGTacagcagcaccaccagcaCAG tgtctccaGGCCGTGACTTCAAGGTACATGTGCGTAGTACTGCATCATCTGAACATTGCGATTTAAAGGGCAATGGCATCCTAAGAGCGGGCGAGGATGCCCTCTACCTACTGGACAATCAAGGCGTTACACTGATGTCTTGGCCATACAAATTCCTTCGCCGCTTTGGACGGGACAAG AGCTGTTTCTCAGTGGAGGCGGGTCGTCGTTGTGAATCCGGTGAAGGCAattttgagtttgacaccaaagAAGGTCACTCCCTATTCCAAGCAGTGGAAGCGGCCATTAGCATTCACCGTGCCCTTCAAACATCCGGAGGCAGGCCAATGAGGGGGGATCCCTCCCGGAAGGTCAACCTACCACCATTACCGCCCACGCCGCACACCTACGACTGGCCTTTTTCAGATCAG GTGGACATGGCCTTGTCGCAGACAGTGGCAGGGGTCAGTGGATTGACGTTGGATAACCGCAGGGGCACCACCTCTGTAAGAAGGTCTCCCGTCATCCCTAGGCCGCCATCCATAGACTTTACTTACTCACAGGTGTCCTTTCCTGCAACGCCCCCCGGCACACCGCCAAGTACGACATCCGCCAGTCAACAGGACGGCGAGTACTCAGAGGTGACGCTAAACTCGACCCGCCTCCAAGATGAAGCCCTGGAGGGTTGTGCTACTGCGTCACTCTACAGGAAAATGGATCACATTTACGATGAGCCACAAGTTGAAGACCTGCGAGCTCCGCCGTCTGAATACGACTTCCCTGAGGAGTTAAAAGGAGATGCGTGGAGGGTCATGGCTGCCCCCGCTGATCCTTTCTATGCTACCCCGACACGGAAACACAGGGCCCTTCCTATTGCAGTGCCAGACGTGCCGTAA